GCGGTGCCAACCCGACGGACGGGTGGCCAGCGGATCACATCAATAGGATGCGATAGTTCTGAGGATCAGTTGACCCAACCCACACTACGACGGCGCGATTGCCAGGAGGATTACCGATGGATTCAGACCAAAGGCCACCGGACGCATTCATGACCGCGCTTGTGACGGAGCACTTCGTCCTTCAGGGAGCTCGTGGCACGCTCACTGCTGAGAGTGCCAGCCGCTCCGCGCTGTATCTAGCATCACTCACCGGCTCGCTAATCGCCCTCGGATTCGTGACGCGTGACGCCGCGGTGCTCGGACCGTTCGCGGCGGCCGTTCTGCCTGCGCTGCTCATCCTGGGTGAGTTCACATACTGGCGCCTGGTCCAGGCTGGCGTCGAAGACCTTCATCATTCTTGGGAAATGCAGCGCATTCGTGTCTACTACCGTCAGCTGGTGCCGCCGGGTTTAGTGTTCTTTGCCGACGCACGGCTGCAGAATCCAACAGCACCGGGGAGGGAATTCATGGGAGTGCGGGCCCGTGATCTGAACGTGCTATTGACGGCTTCCAGCATGGTTGCCGCGATCAACAGCATGCTCGCGGGAGTTGCGGTCGCGCTAGGCGGGCACGCAATCGCGAACCTTTCTGCTGGCTGGGCCGTTGGCCTGGCTACGTTCATCGCGGCTGCCCTGTACCTGGCTCACGCGAGGGTCGCCATCCGTGAGTACAACATTGGCCTCGCCGATCTGAGGGTACCCGCTTAGGCGAAATCTGCCGCCTTGAAGACTCTCGGCGCCGGTACCTGCGACCCGCTAAGCATCGCTGGGGCCTGGGTCGCAGCCAAGCAGCAGGGCATCCGGCCCTCGCGCGCGTCGGGCTGCAGTGACGTGGTTGCATCATGCCGGGTTCTCCTCATGTAGGGCGTGGCGGGCTACCGCCGCTCTCCGCATTTACGAGGAGCCATAGCATCAGCGATACTTGAAATGATGGCTTCGTATTCGGTCAACCAGCGCGCGGTAGCACGAGCCCGACGCCTCATCGACGCCCATCAGTACGTCCTCGACAGCACCTGGGGAGACAGTCAGCCCAGCGCCGAAGACGAAAACGCCTTCTTGGAGTCGCATTCGTGGGACGAGTACGGGGAATGGCATCTCGGCCTGACCGACGGAGCGAACGACGACACTAAGGCCCGCTACGGGTTCGTCTATGGTGACTTCCGTCGCGTGCATCGGATGGGCCTGATCGCATGTCAGTTTCGAGCCGCGGAGTGGCAGCATAAAGAGCTTGAGCTCGCAGCCCATCAGCTCCTGCAGCGTCTCGACAAAACACAGGCTTGAGGGTCACTGAGCCCCAGTCCGAAGACCACCCTTAGCCGGCGGAATCTCGGTCCAGCGCGCCTCCATTCATCACCCGGGTGGCGGCGAGCGTCAGGTCGAGCGGGAGAGGGGCACGATGCCGACGTCGCGCCGCTGGTGGCCGTCTGGCATGGCGACGCGATCTGGTTTAGCGCTGGAGCGGAAGAACGCAAGGCGAGAAACCTGGCGGCGAACTCCTCGTGCATCCTGACCACTGGCCGCACCGACCTCGTGGCAGGCGGGCTCGACGTAGTGCTGGAAGGTATGGGACCGAGGTCTGGCACTTCGTGGTTCGCGACGGCGCATTCAGCCACCACGATGCCGGCGGGCGCGCCTTGGTGTTCCGCGTGCGACCCGTCCGCGGGCTCGGCTTCCGCAAGGGCGAGCTATTCAGTCAGACCACCTGGCGATTTCCCGCGTGAGCCTGTCGGTCGACCCGCAGCGGCAAGTTCAGGCCACGATCGACGAGCTCGTCGCCTCCGGTGGCGAGACCGGGCTTCAGGTCGCGGTCCCTCATCAAGGCGAAGTTGTCGTGGACGCGGTTGCCGGACTCGCCGATCCGCGGGCGGCATAACCCGTGACTGCGGGCACCCTGTTCTTCGCCGCATCCACGGGCAAGGGCGTTGCGACGTCGGTCGCGCACGCACTCATCGACCGTGGCGAGCTGAGCTACCAGCAGCGCGTCGCCGATGTCTGGCCCGAATTCTCCGCGCACGGCAAGGATCGCGTGACGCTCCGCGATGTGCTGCTGCATACTGCGGGCGTGCCGGGCCTGTGGCCCCAGATCACACTCAGAGGATCTCTGTGACTGGGACCGGATGTGCGCCTTCATCGCCAACGAGCCGCCCTGGTGGCCACCGGGTCCTGTGTCCGGCTGGTTCCGGTAGTGCGTGATCCTGCTGTGATCCGGCGCTGGCCGATTCGCGTGTGCGTCCCAGTGCGCTACTCCCAGCGGAAATAGCGAACCGCGATGAATCCGAAGATGACCGTGTAGACGGCCGTAGTTAGTAGCGCCGCATATGATGGGCCCCCATTGAACGCCGAATCGAGCACAGCCCTCGTAGCGGCGCCGCTCGGCGAGTAATACATGATCGTCCGCAAGGGGTCGCCCACCTGTGCCGGATTAACCCACAGACCCGAAAGGAACATCAAACCGAATGCCATCACCCCGCCGGCGGCGCTGGCGACCGCCTGTGATGGCACCAAGGCCACGAGCACCAGGCCAAGTGCGAATATCTCGGCGATCGAGAGCAGGAGCGAAACACCAAAAGGCAGAATCTCCATGTGGAGTGATGCGCCGAACAGGAGCGCGCCACCCAGGAGAACAATCAGGACGGCCGCTGCCGCAAGAATCAGATCGATGATGAGCTGCGCCGCAAGCAGCCGGGACGGATGCAGCGGTGTCGTGGAAACCCTTCTCAGCCAGCCGATCTCACGATCTCTGACCAGAGTGTTCGGCAGGGAAACCGAGATAAATATGAACGCGATGACCAAGATGGTTGGGGTCCAAAGATCGATGATCGTGAGGCCGGTGCTGCCAACGTTTCCTGGTACTTGCTGTCCGATGAACCCGAACACGAGCAGCAAGATTACTGGCAATCCAATCCCGCCCAGAAGGGCAATCGGTTCTCGTAAGGCGAGCTTGCCCTGGACTTTGAGCAATTCGGCGAACTGAACCCTCGACCTGTGACTGGTCGACTCACCCCGACGTGATCCGGTCATGGCTGAACCCCTTTCCCAAAGCTGGAGGCGTCGTCCTTCGTCAGCTTGATGAAGGCATCCTCGAGATTCCCAGCTCTTGCCTCTACATCTGATACCCGAACCCCGAGCGCCGCCAGCGCATTGATTAGCGCTCCCGCGAGATCGCCCGTACCGGTGACGGTAACGAACCTCTCTTTCCTCTCGATTTCGTTGACACCGGGTATTGCTCGCAGGGTCTCCTCGTCAACCGGTTGCGATGGGGCAAATCGGACCCTGCTCCCCCCGGCTTTTGCCGCGATCGCTTCTGGCGTGTCGAGCGCCCTGACCGTCCCATGGTTGATGAGCGCGAGGCGATCACACAGTCTCTCTGCCTCATCCATGAAGTGAGTAACCAGGATCACCGTCACGCCACGGTCTCTCATCCGTTCGATGAGGCTCCAGGTCTCACGCCTTGCCTCAGGATCGAGCCCGGTGGTCAGTTCGTCGAGGATGGCGACCTTGGGGTTTCCCACGAGAGCCAGCGCGATAGACAACCTCTGCTTCTGCCCGCCGGACAGCTTGGTGAATGCTGAATTCTCAACCTCTTTGATTCCCAACGACTCGAGCAGTTCATTCGGATCCTGTGGATGAGGATAGAAAGAGGCAAAGAGCTTGACCGCCTCACCAACCCTCATGCGCGGAGGCAGTGCGCTCTCCTGCAACTGAACGCCGACAAACTCCCTCATCTTGTTTCGGTCCTTCTGCGGAGAAAGCCCGTACACACTGATTGATCCCGAATCGGGAGCACGGAGCCCAGAGATACACTCCACCGTCGTGGTCTTGC
This genomic window from Candidatus Dormiibacterota bacterium contains:
- a CDS encoding ABC transporter ATP-binding protein gives rise to the protein MNAAPVVTVEHLVKRYGRLVAVNDVSFSIREGEIFGLIGPNGAGKTTTVECISGLRAPDSGSISVYGLSPQKDRNKMREFVGVQLQESALPPRMRVGEAVKLFASFYPHPQDPNELLESLGIKEVENSAFTKLSGGQKQRLSIALALVGNPKVAILDELTTGLDPEARRETWSLIERMRDRGVTVILVTHFMDEAERLCDRLALINHGTVRALDTPEAIAAKAGGSRVRFAPSQPVDEETLRAIPGVNEIERKERFVTVTGTGDLAGALINALAALGVRVSDVEARAGNLEDAFIKLTKDDASSFGKGVQP
- a CDS encoding ABC transporter permease, translated to MTGSRRGESTSHRSRVQFAELLKVQGKLALREPIALLGGIGLPVILLLVFGFIGQQVPGNVGSTGLTIIDLWTPTILVIAFIFISVSLPNTLVRDREIGWLRRVSTTPLHPSRLLAAQLIIDLILAAAAVLIVLLGGALLFGASLHMEILPFGVSLLLSIAEIFALGLVLVALVPSQAVASAAGGVMAFGLMFLSGLWVNPAQVGDPLRTIMYYSPSGAATRAVLDSAFNGGPSYAALLTTAVYTVIFGFIAVRYFRWE